A window of Apium graveolens cultivar Ventura chromosome 8, ASM990537v1, whole genome shotgun sequence contains these coding sequences:
- the LOC141676746 gene encoding putative serine/threonine-protein kinase PBL28 — protein MILRLASVWNKHRRSRKEDQIDPWKFKPLEYWQLEDQSLPVKRQQDASSVFTVKEMEEATRSFCDENFLGKGGFGRVYKGILRSGEVVAIKKMELPPPKIVDGERKLSVDGEREREFRVEVDILSRLEHPNLVTLIGYCADGKNRFLVYEYMHKGNLQDHLNGIEDVKMDWPLRLRVALGAARGLAFLHSSTAIGTPIVHRDFKSTNILLNANYEAKISDFGLAKFMPDGHENQITATVLGTFGYFDPEYTSTGKLTLQSDVYAFGVVLLELLTGRRAVDLNQGPNDKNLVLQVRHIVTNKKRLRKVIDPEMRRSSYKMESIAMFADLASRCLRIDSRERPSMEDCIKELQQILFANSKCSSKEPKIFLERDQEVSNIPVRSLNLL, from the exons ATGATTCTGCGATTAGCCTCAGTGTGGAACAAGCACCGGAGAAGCAGAAAAGAGGATCAGATTGACCCCT GGAAATTTAAGCCTCTGGAGTATTGGCAACTTGAAGATCAGAGCCTACCTGTAAAAAGACAACAGGATGCCTCATCGGTTTTCACAGTGAAAGAAATGGAAGAGGCGACACGTTCCTTCTGTGATGAAAATTTTCTGGGAAAAGGTGGTTTTGGTCGAGTTTACAAGGGGATTCTACGGTCTGGAGAG GTTGTAGCAATCAAGAAAATGGAGTTACCTCCCCCTAAGATAGTTGATGGGGAGCGGAAATTGTCAGTTGATGGGGAACGAGAGAGAGAATTTCGTGTTGAAGTTGATATCTTGAGCAGATTGGAACATCCAAACCTTGTGACTTTAATAGGCTACTGTGCAGATGGGAAGAACAGGTTTTTAGTATACGAATATATGCACAAAGGAAACCTGCAAGATCACCTAAATG GAATCGAGGATGTGAAAATGGATTGGCCATTGCGGCTCAGAGTAGCACTGGGAGCAGCGAGAGGACTTGCTTTTCTCCATTCAAGCACAGCAATTGGAACTCCTATAGTTCACAGGGACTTCAAATCCACCAATATTCTTTTGAATGCCAACTACGAAGCAAAG ATATCAGATTTTGGGCTTGCAAAGTTCATGCCAGATGGCCATGAAAACCAAATTACTGCCACAGTTCTTGGTACCTTCGGCTACTTTGATCCTGAGTATACATCG ACTGGCAAGCTCACTTTACAAAGTGATGTTTACGCATTTGGAGTGGTTTTGCTTGAGCTTTTGACTGGCCGAAGAGCTGTGGACCTGAACCAAGGACCCAATGACAAAAATCTTGTACTACAG GTAAGACATATAGTAACCAACAAGAAAAGGCTTCGGAAGGTCATCGACCCAGAGATGAGACGGAGTTCATACAAGATGGAGTCCATTGCCATGTTTGCAGACCTGGCATCACGTTGTCTTCGAATTGACAGCAGGGAAAGACCTTCGATGGAAGATTGTATAAAAGAACTCCAACAGATTTTGTTTGCAAATTCCAAATGCTCGA GTAAAGAGCCTAAAATTTTCTTGGAACGGGACCAAGAAGTCAGTAACATCCCTGTCAGGAGCTTAAATCTTCTTTAG